In Leuconostoc kimchii IMSNU 11154, one genomic interval encodes:
- a CDS encoding M1 family metallopeptidase: MAELTRFYNMFQPNHYDIYLNIDRSSKTISGTTTISGVAQTSKIALHQKDLSVSGVQVDGQSVPFVINRELDALNISLPKSGSTKVTVDYTAPLTDTMMGIYPSYYEIDGVKKQIIGTQFETNFARQAFPSIDEPEAKATFDLAIKFDEQPGETVLANMPEIRVENGVHYFDTTVRMSTYLVAFAFGELQNKQTETSSGVNVGVYATKAHDPKTLDFALDIAKRSIEFFEDFYQTPYPLPQSNQLALPDFSAGAMENWGLVTYREAYLVLDPDNTALEAKQVVATVIAHELAHQWFGDFVTMKWWDDLWLNESFANMMEYVAIDALEPDWHIWELFQTSDVPAALHRDATDGVQAVHVQVNHPAEIDSLFDAAIVYAKGARMLVMVRALIGDDALREGLKNYFATHKYDNATGADLWQALGDASGQDVSAVMDSWLEQPGYPVVFAEVLDGQLTLTQQQFFIGEGQDDNRLWQIPVNSNYETVPKIMTGQKVVLGDYVTLRRGAGEAFYLNRRNDSHFIVKYDATLLQDILVNVGQLDAITQRQMIQDLHILAQGRQIAFSEIVPLLVRFANSDSKIVNDALYTVAQDLRQFVTPDSDEEKHLKQFYDKLSRQQFERLGWHAKNGESLDDELTRRYIVSAALYANNSAATTQAHDLFKTYESDLQKIPAEIRVYIIRNEVQNYGNQTLFDDLLLNYRQTSDASYKQDLRAAITIVTEPKLVDQLVVAFKNADVIKPQDLRGWFGGTLRNTHGEQAAWDWLRREWDWLEATVGGDMEFTTYITVAASVLKTSQRLEEFKNFFNPKSDQPGLTREIKMDTRVISSRVALIASEKDAVNQVIADNI, translated from the coding sequence ATGGCTGAATTAACACGATTCTATAATATGTTTCAACCGAACCATTATGATATTTATTTGAATATTGATCGCTCATCAAAAACAATTAGTGGCACAACAACCATTTCAGGTGTCGCGCAAACTTCAAAAATTGCGTTGCACCAAAAAGATTTGTCTGTTAGTGGTGTACAAGTTGATGGTCAGTCAGTGCCATTTGTAATTAATCGCGAACTGGATGCCCTCAATATATCCTTACCAAAATCAGGGTCAACAAAGGTAACTGTTGACTATACGGCACCACTAACAGATACAATGATGGGCATTTATCCATCATACTATGAAATTGACGGTGTCAAAAAGCAAATTATTGGCACGCAATTTGAAACAAATTTTGCACGCCAAGCATTTCCAAGTATTGATGAACCTGAAGCAAAGGCAACCTTTGATTTAGCCATTAAATTTGATGAACAACCTGGAGAAACCGTATTAGCCAATATGCCCGAAATTCGTGTTGAAAATGGGGTACACTATTTTGACACAACTGTTCGTATGTCAACCTATTTAGTAGCATTTGCCTTTGGAGAGTTACAAAACAAACAAACAGAAACGAGTAGCGGCGTTAATGTTGGTGTTTATGCAACAAAGGCCCATGATCCGAAAACACTTGATTTTGCATTAGATATTGCCAAGCGTTCAATTGAATTTTTCGAAGATTTCTATCAAACACCTTATCCATTACCACAATCAAATCAATTGGCGTTGCCCGATTTTTCAGCTGGTGCCATGGAAAACTGGGGGCTAGTCACTTATCGTGAAGCGTATTTGGTGCTTGATCCAGACAATACGGCTTTGGAAGCTAAACAGGTAGTGGCAACAGTCATTGCTCACGAACTCGCGCATCAATGGTTTGGTGATTTTGTGACGATGAAATGGTGGGACGATTTGTGGTTAAATGAGAGTTTTGCCAACATGATGGAATATGTTGCTATTGATGCACTTGAACCAGATTGGCACATTTGGGAATTGTTTCAAACATCTGATGTACCCGCAGCTTTACACCGTGATGCAACTGATGGTGTGCAAGCCGTACATGTTCAAGTTAACCATCCAGCTGAGATTGATTCGTTGTTTGATGCTGCAATTGTCTATGCAAAGGGTGCACGTATGTTAGTCATGGTACGTGCGTTAATTGGTGATGATGCGCTGCGTGAAGGATTGAAGAATTATTTTGCGACGCATAAATATGACAACGCAACTGGAGCTGACTTGTGGCAAGCGTTGGGTGATGCTTCTGGTCAGGACGTCTCAGCTGTTATGGATTCATGGCTAGAACAACCAGGCTACCCAGTTGTTTTTGCCGAGGTGCTTGATGGTCAGCTCACTTTAACACAACAACAATTTTTTATTGGCGAAGGACAGGATGATAACCGCTTGTGGCAAATACCGGTTAACAGTAACTACGAGACAGTGCCTAAAATAATGACTGGACAAAAGGTCGTTCTAGGGGATTATGTGACGCTACGTCGAGGGGCAGGTGAAGCGTTTTATCTCAATAGGAGAAATGATTCGCATTTTATCGTCAAATATGATGCCACCCTCTTACAAGATATATTAGTCAATGTTGGTCAACTAGACGCGATTACGCAACGTCAAATGATTCAAGACTTGCATATACTTGCTCAGGGACGACAAATCGCATTTTCAGAAATTGTACCGTTACTCGTCCGTTTTGCTAATAGTGACTCTAAGATTGTCAATGATGCCTTATATACTGTTGCACAAGACCTACGTCAATTTGTAACCCCTGATTCTGATGAAGAAAAGCACTTGAAGCAGTTCTATGATAAGTTGAGTCGTCAGCAGTTTGAACGCTTAGGTTGGCATGCAAAGAATGGCGAATCCTTAGATGATGAATTAACGCGTCGTTACATTGTTTCAGCTGCATTGTACGCAAACAATAGCGCAGCGACAACACAGGCGCATGACTTATTTAAAACATATGAGAGCGATTTGCAGAAAATACCCGCAGAAATACGTGTGTATATTATTCGTAATGAGGTTCAAAATTATGGCAATCAAACGCTATTTGATGATTTGCTGTTAAATTATCGTCAAACTTCTGATGCGAGTTACAAACAAGATTTACGTGCGGCGATAACGATTGTGACCGAGCCAAAACTGGTCGATCAATTGGTAGTGGCATTTAAAAACGCAGATGTGATTAAACCACAAGACTTACGGGGATGGTTTGGTGGTACTTTGCGTAATACACACGGCGAACAAGCTGCTTGGGATTGGTTACGACGTGAGTGGGATTGGTTAGAAGCAACAGTTGGTGGTGATATGGAGTTTACAACTTACATTACCGTGGCTGCCAGTGTTTTGAAAACTAGCCAGCGCTTAGAAGAATTTAAAAACTTCTTTAATCCAAAAAGCGATCAGCCTGGCTTGACTCGTGAAATTAAAATGGATACACGCGTGATTAGCAGTCGTGTGGCATTAATTGCATCAGAAAAAGACGCGGTGAATCAAGTGATCGCTGATAATATTTAA
- a CDS encoding sugar kinase has protein sequence MSEILTLGEPIVTFTSTDLNAGLVDSINYYKFLGGAELNVMIGATRLGHSTEYISQVGADPLGQFAIKEISKYHVGNQYISTDDHNWTAFQLKELVDQGDPATFNFRRQSAAAHFDKSNIDRIDFTGVKIAHLSGIFPAISMQAREAFRYFAEQLIKRGIQTTFDPNLRPALWESQATMIETINDLAKYGEIVLPGINEGEILMGSRDPEKIADFYLENSERTQTVVVKLGPEGAYVKNKSGDSYVVKGFQVKKVVDTVGAGDGFALGLITALIEGLPMAKAVERGNAVGALQVQTTGDNDGYPTPDELTQYLISEQKED, from the coding sequence ATGAGTGAAATTTTGACATTAGGTGAACCAATTGTTACCTTTACATCAACTGATTTGAATGCAGGATTAGTAGACAGCATTAATTATTATAAATTTTTGGGTGGTGCAGAACTTAACGTTATGATTGGCGCCACGCGTTTAGGACATAGTACTGAGTATATTTCACAAGTCGGGGCTGATCCACTAGGTCAGTTTGCCATCAAAGAAATATCTAAATATCATGTTGGTAATCAGTATATTTCAACTGATGATCATAATTGGACTGCTTTTCAATTAAAGGAATTAGTTGATCAAGGGGATCCAGCGACATTTAATTTTCGGCGGCAGTCAGCAGCAGCACATTTTGATAAATCAAATATTGATCGTATTGACTTTACTGGTGTTAAAATAGCGCACTTATCAGGTATTTTTCCAGCTATTTCAATGCAGGCACGAGAAGCATTTCGTTACTTTGCTGAGCAACTTATCAAACGGGGCATTCAAACGACATTTGATCCCAATTTACGACCAGCACTGTGGGAATCACAAGCGACGATGATTGAAACTATTAACGATTTAGCTAAATATGGTGAAATTGTGTTGCCTGGTATTAACGAAGGCGAAATTTTAATGGGGTCACGTGATCCTGAAAAAATTGCTGACTTTTACTTGGAAAATAGTGAGAGAACGCAGACGGTCGTGGTAAAACTTGGGCCAGAAGGCGCATATGTTAAAAATAAATCTGGCGATAGCTATGTAGTTAAAGGGTTTCAAGTTAAGAAGGTTGTTGATACAGTTGGTGCTGGGGATGGGTTTGCATTAGGATTGATTACCGCACTCATTGAAGGACTGCCAATGGCTAAAGCAGTTGAACGCGGTAATGCGGTTGGTGCTTTGCAGGTGCAAACCACTGGTGACAATGATGGTTACCCAACACCAGACGAGTTGACACAATATTTAATATCAGAACAGAAAGAGGATTAA
- a CDS encoding IS3 family transposase, whose protein sequence is MGLPLVNQFLAQGYALVRILNALKIRSSTYYNWRHWQPSRQEKRRESLKPYILDVWKTFKFYGYRRIAAYSQPNNDCPKISEYMTLKLGRELGIKSRMQKRYRKPKTVVTVAQKPNLIRHLHDLSGVWQTDITYIQLTNHRWVYLATVLDPEKRKVLGYKIGDTMTAELATSALQMALDKHRKPLIIHSDMGSQYTSAEFNIKCQNYGLKHSYSLKGHPYDNGRMEAFHSILKREEVYLKAYQTLTEVQAAIGWYINFYNRNRISNVA, encoded by the coding sequence GTGGGATTGCCGCTAGTTAATCAATTTTTAGCACAAGGCTACGCGCTTGTGCGTATTTTAAATGCACTTAAAATCAGATCTAGTACCTATTACAATTGGCGCCATTGGCAGCCCAGTCGACAAGAAAAGCGTAGAGAATCCCTAAAACCTTATATTTTAGACGTTTGGAAAACCTTTAAATTTTATGGCTATCGTCGTATTGCTGCTTATAGTCAACCAAACAATGACTGTCCAAAAATATCTGAATATATGACGCTCAAATTAGGGCGTGAATTAGGGATTAAATCGCGCATGCAAAAACGTTATCGCAAACCCAAAACTGTTGTGACGGTTGCTCAAAAACCCAATCTGATTAGACACTTGCATGATTTAAGCGGTGTTTGGCAAACAGATATCACTTATATTCAGTTGACTAATCACAGATGGGTCTATTTAGCGACCGTTTTGGATCCTGAGAAGAGAAAAGTATTGGGCTATAAAATTGGCGATACAATGACAGCCGAGCTAGCCACAAGTGCCTTACAGATGGCGTTAGATAAGCATCGAAAGCCACTCATTATTCATTCAGATATGGGGTCACAATACACGAGTGCTGAATTTAATATTAAATGTCAAAATTATGGCTTGAAACATTCATATTCACTCAAAGGACATCCATACGATAATGGCCGTATGGAAGCGTTTCATTCAATATTGAAGCGTGAAGAGGTTTATTTGAAGGCATACCAAACATTAACTGAAGTCCAAGCAGCCATTGGTTGGTATATCAATTTTTATAATCGCAATCGTATCTCAAATGTCGCCTAA
- a CDS encoding LacI family DNA-binding transcriptional regulator, producing MDKKITINDIAAKAGVSKTTISRYLNDKFDNMSKTTKVRIEQTIAELDYRPNRQAQALKARNSFLIGVSVADISNMYTSRLLKGIGDYFQNTHYQVLIMDADDNVDRELSNLEKMMTEQVDGVILQPLVHQPDHYQFLIDQKTPVVQVDRYTEPFTWPAVVSDNFQKSVDLAKILKAKQYDTIIVLANRITGVSSRMNRYNGLKAGLTGSQITVHLIEIDDFNWQSQLKKTIVSYNRTAIFALNGQVLWSAVRFLKTHQLRIPEDIGLIGYDDDQFADMISPAITSISQNPQEIGRTAAEKLNMSMTEHALLPKNIRIPSTLQLRDSL from the coding sequence ATGGATAAAAAAATCACAATTAACGATATTGCTGCAAAAGCTGGCGTTTCAAAAACAACAATTTCTCGTTATTTAAATGATAAATTCGACAATATGTCAAAAACGACAAAGGTTCGTATTGAACAAACAATTGCCGAACTCGATTATCGTCCGAATAGGCAAGCACAAGCCTTGAAAGCACGCAATTCTTTTTTAATCGGTGTCTCTGTTGCTGATATTTCTAATATGTACACCTCTCGTTTGCTAAAAGGTATCGGTGATTATTTTCAAAACACACATTATCAAGTTTTAATTATGGACGCCGATGACAACGTTGATCGTGAATTAAGTAATTTAGAAAAAATGATGACAGAGCAAGTGGATGGCGTTATTTTACAACCCTTAGTTCATCAACCCGATCACTATCAATTTTTAATCGATCAAAAAACACCAGTAGTACAGGTTGATCGTTACACCGAACCGTTTACTTGGCCAGCCGTTGTGTCTGATAATTTTCAAAAATCAGTTGACCTCGCTAAAATACTTAAGGCAAAACAATATGATACAATCATCGTCTTAGCAAACCGTATTACTGGTGTATCAAGCCGTATGAATCGCTATAATGGTTTAAAAGCCGGTTTAACTGGTAGTCAGATCACAGTTCACTTAATTGAAATTGATGATTTCAATTGGCAATCTCAATTAAAAAAGACCATAGTTAGCTACAATCGCACAGCTATTTTTGCGCTTAATGGTCAAGTGCTATGGTCTGCTGTCCGCTTTTTAAAAACACATCAATTACGTATTCCTGAAGACATCGGACTGATTGGCTATGATGATGATCAATTTGCAGATATGATTTCACCAGCGATTACCTCTATTTCACAAAATCCGCAAGAAATTGGACGTACTGCTGCCGAAAAACTAAATATGAGTATGACAGAGCATGCGCTTTTGCCAAAAAATATTCGAATTCCATCAACGCTTCAATTACGTGATTCCTTATGA
- a CDS encoding phosphoglycerate dehydrogenase, with protein sequence MTKQVYLPDDIPAVGKNILTDAGFEVIVGSGRERQTMKNEGAQASAVLIGTQPFDEDMMDSMPNLKVIARNGVGYDAVDVDAATKRGIYVVNTPKALSGSVAETAVSELLAISKNLYQNAAAIHEDNWPYRKAHPGRDIAGKTVGILGFGRIGQQVAKKLSGFDVKIIAYDPFAKSTDTVDIVDRETIFKTADYVMVHLPAVPETIHSIGAKEFKMMKHDAYLINMARGAIIVESELVSALKNGDIGGAALDVFEEEPLPVTNPLVGLDNVLLTPHIASNTIETKARMAIDATHDIVRVLQGEKPESAVNQLD encoded by the coding sequence ATGACAAAGCAAGTATATTTACCAGATGATATTCCGGCAGTTGGTAAGAACATTTTAACTGATGCAGGTTTTGAGGTGATTGTTGGTTCTGGACGTGAACGTCAAACAATGAAAAATGAAGGCGCTCAAGCGTCTGCAGTTTTGATTGGTACGCAGCCTTTTGATGAGGATATGATGGACAGCATGCCTAATTTAAAAGTAATTGCTCGTAATGGCGTTGGTTATGATGCGGTTGATGTTGATGCAGCAACAAAGCGGGGTATTTACGTGGTAAATACCCCTAAAGCCTTGTCTGGCTCAGTTGCTGAGACAGCCGTTTCTGAATTATTAGCGATTAGCAAAAATTTGTATCAAAACGCAGCAGCAATTCATGAAGATAACTGGCCTTATCGTAAGGCACATCCGGGTCGTGATATTGCAGGCAAAACAGTAGGTATTCTTGGGTTTGGTCGTATTGGACAACAAGTAGCTAAAAAGTTAAGTGGGTTTGATGTTAAAATAATCGCCTATGATCCATTTGCAAAATCGACAGATACCGTTGACATAGTTGATCGCGAGACGATTTTTAAAACAGCTGATTATGTTATGGTTCATTTACCAGCAGTACCTGAAACAATACACTCTATTGGTGCAAAGGAATTTAAAATGATGAAGCATGATGCCTATTTAATTAATATGGCTCGTGGGGCAATTATTGTTGAGTCAGAATTAGTGAGTGCTTTAAAGAATGGGGACATTGGTGGCGCTGCTCTGGATGTTTTTGAAGAAGAGCCATTGCCAGTGACTAATCCGTTAGTTGGATTAGATAATGTTTTGCTGACGCCACATATTGCGTCTAACACGATTGAAACAAAGGCACGGATGGCAATTGACGCAACACACGATATTGTGCGTGTGTTACAGGGAGAAAAGCCAGAGTCTGCTGTGAATCAGTTGGATTAA
- a CDS encoding sugar phosphate isomerase/epimerase family protein — protein sequence MKKSQIVLNHLAFASDRKNGGQQLDMLKKVVGFGMQSAELRREYFDDIIAETPAISAYAKSKRLRLFYSVPDDIFVNHRVNPKLSAYYHEAIQLGVSVIKFNIGDFDILLPEDIATLETLLQMGIQTNIENDQTQTSGKMRVIEKFMVAIHEANLTIGYVYDMGNWRYVGEDEMIAAKQLSSYVKYIHVKDDKGFGDEVVTVPLNAGDIAWQEILHILPQNVPVAIEYPTANEQVIRDGIQALEVFS from the coding sequence ATGAAAAAATCACAAATTGTTTTGAATCATTTAGCATTTGCATCCGATCGTAAAAATGGCGGACAACAGTTGGACATGTTAAAAAAAGTTGTTGGTTTTGGTATGCAATCTGCTGAATTACGACGCGAGTATTTTGACGATATTATTGCTGAAACACCGGCTATATCAGCTTATGCTAAATCTAAACGTCTTCGTCTTTTTTATTCGGTGCCCGATGATATATTTGTCAACCATCGCGTTAATCCAAAACTGAGCGCGTATTACCATGAGGCCATTCAGTTAGGTGTGTCTGTCATCAAGTTTAATATAGGGGACTTTGATATTTTATTGCCAGAAGATATTGCGACATTAGAAACATTGTTGCAAATGGGTATTCAAACAAATATTGAAAACGACCAGACGCAGACATCAGGCAAAATGCGCGTCATTGAAAAATTTATGGTAGCAATTCATGAGGCAAATCTGACTATTGGCTATGTTTATGACATGGGAAATTGGCGATATGTAGGGGAAGATGAGATGATAGCAGCAAAACAATTATCATCATATGTCAAATATATTCATGTCAAAGATGACAAAGGGTTCGGCGATGAGGTAGTCACTGTGCCCTTAAACGCAGGTGATATTGCATGGCAAGAGATTTTGCATATATTACCACAAAACGTGCCCGTGGCAATCGAGTATCCAACTGCAAATGAACAAGTCATTCGCGATGGTATACAAGCACTTGAAGTGTTTAGTTGA
- a CDS encoding cation:proton antiporter, which produces MSTLYTLALLLIGVIATNIIKEFIPKIPEAFILIAVGIGMSFTPIFKDFELEPEFFMLMIIAPIMFIDGQKQSFTKIKQRFEGIWLLSVVLAVVTTLVVGVITNHIEVTWTLPLAITLAAIVTPTDAVAVKSLTAGTDMPAGVGEALELESLFNDATGLVMLDLALSVLSQGTFSVIHGLEHFLFVAIGGVLVGTILGLLIVALRVNLQQRASNPETTIIPISLLTPFAVYLIAEHLGTSGILAVVATGMVHNWESSRLRLTSTTVQLTSRTIWQTIADVLNAIVFLILGISLPGVWLSITKIGLFGTLQLTALSVLIYVIMLILRYIWALRDSNDKQNHHKPSSFALFFGDRNNSQHKFYARIFAISGVHGTVTLAMAFSLPYKIAGHAFPYRETLIIVATLVILISMLVSAIVLPLQLPTKIESYTAIDINKTRDKMIDFASLKILDHVSDHNVRETLSTQLQSQKNKLFMMDDRKNVSPQFLELLADTQDFALMYIRSDSTTKRYSTNVINIYAKILQHTRNNGPKQTKSFKHKIKRTLRRYVRESTWHLANGVITRAQRDRFRKNKLKTDPTFAANIKKWTDTRDELIALNSDLTHATDTYLDNKLRERLANQKSDNDHIYFVRETMNRFFNRVKRDYKHESVPVSSALYIKAFQYEYDFVQQGVSEGTIVQPMASALYKEINQAQMLQLDQTEQLATDEYAKLRYNVASIKNKDIHDTQT; this is translated from the coding sequence ATGAGTACTTTATACACCCTAGCTTTACTTTTGATTGGTGTCATTGCGACCAATATCATTAAGGAATTTATTCCAAAAATACCTGAGGCATTTATTTTAATTGCTGTTGGTATTGGCATGTCATTTACACCCATTTTCAAAGATTTTGAACTAGAACCTGAATTTTTTATGTTGATGATTATTGCCCCTATCATGTTTATTGACGGTCAAAAACAATCATTTACCAAAATAAAACAACGTTTTGAAGGCATTTGGCTTTTATCTGTTGTTTTAGCTGTCGTAACAACGCTTGTTGTTGGTGTCATTACCAATCACATCGAAGTCACTTGGACACTGCCCCTAGCAATTACATTAGCTGCTATCGTCACACCTACTGATGCTGTAGCCGTCAAATCATTAACAGCAGGTACTGATATGCCCGCAGGTGTTGGCGAAGCATTGGAGCTGGAATCACTTTTTAATGATGCTACCGGATTAGTGATGCTAGATTTGGCACTGTCTGTTTTATCACAAGGCACATTTTCAGTTATTCACGGGTTAGAACATTTTTTATTTGTAGCTATTGGTGGTGTTCTTGTTGGGACCATCCTAGGGTTACTTATTGTGGCATTGCGCGTTAATTTACAACAACGCGCATCAAACCCAGAAACAACAATCATCCCCATTAGTTTACTAACACCTTTCGCCGTCTACCTAATAGCTGAACACTTAGGAACTTCTGGTATCTTGGCGGTTGTTGCCACTGGCATGGTGCATAATTGGGAGTCAAGTCGCTTACGGTTGACCTCGACAACTGTGCAATTAACCTCTCGCACGATTTGGCAGACCATTGCAGATGTTTTGAATGCTATTGTTTTCCTAATTTTAGGCATTTCTTTACCTGGGGTGTGGCTATCAATCACAAAAATTGGTCTATTTGGTACATTACAACTCACAGCATTGAGTGTTCTGATTTATGTCATCATGCTGATCTTGCGATACATTTGGGCTCTGCGCGACAGTAATGATAAACAAAATCATCATAAACCAAGCAGTTTCGCACTATTTTTTGGCGACCGTAATAATAGTCAACACAAATTTTATGCTCGTATTTTTGCTATTAGTGGTGTTCATGGCACTGTCACATTAGCTATGGCCTTTTCCTTGCCTTACAAAATTGCAGGTCATGCATTTCCTTACCGAGAGACATTGATTATTGTGGCTACCTTGGTCATTTTAATTAGTATGCTTGTTAGTGCCATTGTCTTGCCATTACAGTTACCTACAAAAATCGAATCATACACAGCAATTGATATCAACAAAACACGCGATAAAATGATAGACTTCGCTTCACTTAAAATCCTTGACCATGTATCAGATCATAATGTTCGTGAAACACTATCAACACAACTTCAGTCACAAAAAAATAAATTATTCATGATGGATGATCGAAAAAACGTTTCACCCCAATTCCTTGAATTATTAGCGGACACGCAAGATTTTGCTTTAATGTATATTCGTAGTGATTCTACCACTAAAAGATACAGCACAAACGTCATTAATATATACGCTAAAATTTTACAACACACACGTAACAATGGTCCTAAGCAAACAAAATCATTCAAGCACAAGATTAAACGTACATTACGTCGATATGTTCGTGAATCAACTTGGCACCTTGCAAATGGCGTTATTACACGCGCGCAACGCGATCGTTTCCGAAAAAATAAATTAAAAACTGATCCCACATTTGCTGCCAACATCAAAAAATGGACTGATACACGCGATGAGCTCATCGCGCTCAATAGTGACCTAACTCATGCTACAGATACTTATTTAGATAATAAATTACGTGAACGCCTCGCTAACCAGAAAAGTGATAATGACCACATTTATTTCGTTCGTGAAACAATGAATCGCTTCTTTAATCGCGTAAAACGTGATTATAAGCACGAATCTGTCCCTGTTAGCAGTGCACTTTACATTAAAGCATTCCAATATGAGTATGACTTTGTGCAACAAGGTGTTTCTGAAGGTACTATTGTCCAACCTATGGCGAGTGCACTTTACAAAGAAATTAATCAAGCGCAAATGTTGCAATTAGACCAAACTGAACAATTGGCTACAGACGAATACGCCAAATTGAGGTATAATGTTGCGTCAATAAAAAATAAGGACATCCATGATACTCAAACATGA
- a CDS encoding restriction endonuclease subunit S: MTYKKKISELFLIKGGSPQVRIKVSKNTDARNYFFYDQNHLLQDISQSEIEDSAVEKTIKTEDTVEVAEENDMIISLISATSAKVSVQHQGYLISQNYVKLVPIDENIIDENYVIYLLNESHLVKKQLARQLQGSNFVKVTIAILKNLEIPMIPIEKQRQIGKWYMKTNRLNTLRQRVEMNQKRLADELIERGIINATL, translated from the coding sequence GTGACATATAAGAAAAAAATATCAGAACTCTTTTTGATTAAGGGTGGATCACCGCAAGTTAGAATTAAGGTAAGTAAAAATACTGATGCGCGTAACTATTTTTTTTATGATCAAAATCACCTTTTACAAGACATATCACAATCGGAAATAGAGGATAGTGCAGTTGAAAAGACGATTAAAACAGAAGATACTGTTGAGGTAGCAGAAGAAAATGACATGATTATTAGTTTAATATCAGCAACTAGTGCTAAAGTGAGCGTCCAACATCAAGGTTACTTAATTAGTCAAAATTACGTTAAATTAGTGCCAATAGATGAAAATATCATTGATGAAAACTATGTGATCTATCTATTAAATGAAAGTCATCTGGTTAAAAAGCAACTTGCACGTCAACTACAGGGGTCAAATTTTGTAAAAGTAACAATAGCTATTTTGAAAAATTTGGAAATACCAATGATACCTATTGAAAAGCAACGGCAAATAGGGAAATGGTACATGAAAACTAATCGTTTAAATACTTTACGTCAACGCGTTGAAATGAATCAAAAACGTTTAGCTGATGAGCTAATAGAAAGAGGAATAATTAATGCCACTTTATAA